The proteins below are encoded in one region of Telopea speciosissima isolate NSW1024214 ecotype Mountain lineage chromosome 10, Tspe_v1, whole genome shotgun sequence:
- the LOC122643636 gene encoding clathrin coat assembly protein AP180-like yields the protein MPSKLRKAIGVVKDQTSISLAMVSKNNSSNLDIAVLKATTHDVDQLKEKHVKSVLQVTSSSKLCAAACAQVIAKRIGRTRNWIVALKCLMLVFRIFRDGDPYFPHEVLQAMKGGAKILNLSTFRDDSNSSPWDYTAYVRTFALYLDERLACFLMGKLHRRAVYKDSNSGSRRSNDVVCDMNPPILIDRISYWQRLLDRAIATRPTGAAKSNRLVHISLYSIVQESFDLYRDISDGLTLLLDSFFQLQYQSCVDAFQTCIKASKQFEELSEFYTSCKNMGVGRTSEYPSVQKIADELIDALREFLKDQASFPVGNSRSTLQSPPLLLPAPPPLGESSASNSGRLEPSEKQQLETSEQLNEEEDQISEGTSPSIPTDQDQFEKQSQLDDLMMGLNTITSTNEAGTGPSASSVDQGGEDGGREGWEFMLGETANDNSVTLSASQGGFAMSSVEGDLDLDASFQQPSYNPFLQDTSGIGERDTTAHGDKVETAIVPVAGDTGFSSLPTFQVTPTFCVQKSEDSTASTWDVENDPFAPLPTQTDQILGNSTSQQQHFLREQQLWLHHQNKIIAKHANVV from the coding sequence ATGCCCAGCAAGCTTAGGAAGGCAATAGGGGTAGTGAAGGATCAAACGAGCATAAGCCTCGCAATGGTATCAAAAAACAACTCTTCCAATCTTGACATCGCAGTGCTTAAAGCCACAACCCATGATGTCGACCAACTGAAAGAAAAGCACGTGAAGTCGGTTCTCCAGGTCACCTCCAGTTCCAAGCTCTGTGCAGCTGCGTGTGCGCAAGTCATCGCCAAGCGCATAGGCCGCACACGCAACTGGATCGTGGCACTCAAATGTCTCATGCTGGTGTTTCGAATCTTTCGAGACGGTGATCCTTATTTCCCACATGAAGTCCTCCAAGCCATGAAAGGAGGCGCTAAGATCCTTAACCTCTCCACCTTCCGTGACGATTCCAACTCAAGTCCTTGGGACTACACCGCCTACGTCCGTACCTTCGCACTTTACCTGGACGAGCGGCTTGCGTGTTTCCTCATGGGTAAACTCCACCGCAGGGCTGTTTACAAGGATTCCAATAGTGGGTCCCGTAGAAGCAACGACGTCGTGTGCGACATGAACCCCCCTATCTTGATCGACCGCATCTCTTACTGGCAGCGACTGCTAGATCGGGCTATCGCCACCAGGCCCACCGGCGCCGCCAAGTCTAACCGTTTAGTACATATCTCTCTGTACTCCATCGTTCAGGAGAGCTTCGATCTCTACCGCGATATCTCCGATGGCCTCACGCTTCTCCTCGATAGCTTCTTTCAGTTGCAGTACCAGTCCTGCGTTGATGCCTTCCAGACTTGCATTAAGGCCTCCAAGCAATTCGAAGAGCTTTCCGAATTCTACACCTCGTGCAAGAATATGGGGGTGGGGCGTACCTCGGAGTACCCAAGTGTTCAGAAGATCGCCGATGAGCTTATAGATGCGTTGCGAGAGTTCCTCAAAGATCAAGCATCTTTCCCTGTTGGGAATTCAAGATCAACGCTCCAGTCCCCTCCCCTGCTTCTCCCTGCACCGCCACCGCTGGGTGAGTCATCGGCATCGAATTCTGGAAGGCTTGAACCTTCTGAGAAACAGCAACTCGAGACCTCAGAGCAATTAAACGAGGAAGAGGATCAGATCAGTGAGGGCACGAGCCCATCCATCCCTACAGATCAAGACCAATTTGAGAAACAATCCCAATTGGACGATTTGATGATGGGTTTGAATACTATTACGAGTACGAATGAAGCAGGGACAGGCCCCTCTGCATCTTCGGTGGATCAGGGAGGGGAGGACGGTGGAAGAGAAGGGTGGGAATTCATGCTGGGTGAGACTGCGAACGATAATTCGGTGACATTGTCGGCTTCACAAGGGGGTTTTGCCATGTCTTCTGTTGAAGGAGACTTGGACTTAGACGCCTCATTCCAGCAGCCCAGCTACAACCCATTCCTACAGGACACGAGTGGGATTGGTGAAAGAGACACCACCGCTCACGGAGATAAAGTAGAGACAGCCATCGTCCCAGTCGCCGGCGACACTGGTTTCTCTTCGCTCCCAACGTTTCAGGTGACCCCGACGTTCTGTGTGCAGAAATCTGAGGACTCCACTGCATCGACGTGGGATGTAGAGAATGACCCTTTCGCACCATTGCCTACCCAAACGGATCAAATTTTGGGTAATTCCACCAGTCAACAGCAACATTTCTTACGTGAACAGCAGTTGTGGTTACATCACCAAAACAAAATCATAGCCAAGCATGCAAATGTAGTTTGA